The genomic window TTGCACAGCTCTTCGAAGCGATGCACGTTGAGAGTGATGTTGTCATCAACAAGGAAGATCGTCTGAGCGCCATGTTCGCGAGCGTCGCGAATGTCGGCGAGCACGCGGTCGAACGAGTATGTGTGGAAGTTTCGTCCGCGCATCTGGATAATCGAGCAGAAGCTGCAATCGAAGGTGCAGCCACGCGAGGTTTCGATTACATCAACTTGCCTTCCCAGCATCGTATAGCCGCGCAGAATCCGCGAGTCCCGATTCGGGAGTCGAATCTCGTCGCCTTCGAGGCTATGTACGCCGCGGGCAGGAGTCTCGTGCCACTCGCCACCTTCCCGAAATGACAGGCCAGCGATCTGCTCGAAGCATTCGCCATTCTCGATGGCGCGCACGAGCTCGCGAAACGTAATCTCCCCCTCGCCGCGAACGATAAAGTCCACATTGGAACCTGTGTACTCGTAGGCTTCGGGAGCGAGGCTGGGATCGTAACCGCCCATCACGATCTTTACCTCCGGCTTTAGCGAGCGCAGCAGGTCGGCAATCTTCAATGCAGTCTTGCGCTGAAAGGTCATTACCGAGAGCCCGACAATCTCGGGATCAAGTTCACCCATCAGCCTTTCAATCGTGGCGCGCACATTGTTCTGCACAAGAATCAAATCGGCCACAGCAACACGGTGATGGAAGTCAACATTTCCCGCGAGTGAAGCCAATGCGCCGTTGGGCATGCGAATGGCAACGGTAGGCATGTGCTCGAAGGAATCGGGCATGGAGAGCAGGAGGATGTTCATGCGCAGTCCTGACGAATGGAGCCCGGGCCGGGTTATCAGAAGTAAAGATACGCTTATTTCGCAAGCCGGAGGAGAGTGGAAAGGAGGTTGTGTGACGCGCCGGAAGAATGGACTCGCTTAGCTGCGCCTTTTCACCTCAAACACTGTCATCCCTGCGAGCGCTGCGACGCTGCAAGAATCGTCTAAAAGCTGCTGTTGCGCACGCGGGGACCTGCTGTCGGTGACCATGCGAGGAACAGCAGGTCCCCCTCAGCGCAAAAACAAATCTTGAAAAGTGAAAGCGTTTTCGCGGCGCTGAGAGGGATGACAGTGATTGTGGGCGTTGAATGCGAACTTAAAACGACAAAGCACCGGGCTAGTGCTTAATCACCCACATCACCCAACTAGCCACAATCGTACCCACAACGAAGAACGCAAAGCACTTGGCACCGTACTGGGCCATGTCGCGCGGAGTTGTGCGCTGGGTGATGCCGAAGACGATCGAAGCGAAGAAGGCGAAGATGAGCGCGGCGCTGAAGTGGGAGAGTTGCATCGTCCTATTCCTTCTTCCCGATGGCGATGTCGTAGGCGTCCACGGCACTGATAACGTTCAGAAGGCCGGCAACGATGATGTACTTGGTGCCGTAGTCGGCGGAGGCCAGCTGAATGGCTCCCTTGCCCCAGTCCATCATGTGCGTAACAAAGTAGAGAGCGCCGGCGCCGAGATCGCCGACGAAGCCGAGCATATCGAGCAGATCGCCGCCGTTCGGGCCATAGACTTTACCTTCCATCAGCACGCCGAGAACGAACATGGCGAATACGCACGCCATAAGAATGAGTCCGCGCACCCAGCGCCGCTGGATCAGATGACCGGCTCCGGGCACAAGCCAGCCGACCACCGGGGCCACAATCGCCATGGTATTCGGCTCCTGCTCAGCAAGAATGGCGTCAGCTTTCGATCGAGGATGGGGCATGTTTCTGGGTACGTAAGAGGCTTAAAGGAAGTTTATCAGCTTGGAAGCTTTCAGGGGGCGAGGGAGTCAGGACCTACGGCCGCCCTCGGCCGGGTTTCTGGTCGCGAGTCAATTTACCGGCCCCGAAACGAAAACCCGCGCGAGGGCGCGCGTCGGTCCGACAACTATCGCGCCTGAGATTATGCCGCCAGCACATCCGGCTGAGCTACCTTCACAACATCTTCTTCCGCACTCTCAGTCAACAGCGGCTTGCCTTTATGCAGGACGTGCTCGAGCCATGCTCCGGCTGCCTGAGAGGTGATTACGGCCAAAAGAATGAGGGTGGTGTAGAACGGCGCGTTGATGATGCCCGCTTCATACGCGACGCTGGCGAGCACGATGCCCGGACCTCCGCGCGCGTTCGTGGCAATTGCCAGATTAAGGCAGCTCGGGATAGAGAATCCTGCGAGCTTCGCACCAGCAAGCACCGAGATCAACTTGATCACGCAAGCCGCAACGAGAAATCCGGCGACCATCGTCAGATTGAAGGTCTTGCCCAGATCGAGCTTGTATCCCACCAGCGCGAAATACAGCGGAATAAAACAGCCAAAGGCGACGCCCTTCACTTCATCCAGAGATTTCGTCATGCGCAGCGAATCATTCGGCACCGCGAAGCCGGCAAGAAAGGCCGCGAGCACCAGGCTCACATTCATCGCCGCCGCGAGCGCTACATAAGCAAATAGCAGCAGGATCAGATATGCGGTGGTCGAATGCTGCGCAAAGATGTTCCAGCGCGCCTGATGCAGTTTTCGCGCGAGTCGAGGGAACAGCACAAGTCCGGCAGCGAAGTACAGAAGTGTAAGCGTCACGCGCTGGGCAATTACGTGCGTGGGCAGCGCCTTCGACTCTGCGAGGGCGGTCGCAATGGCCAGCACTGCCCAGAGCACTACGTCTTCCATTACGGCGACGCCCAGAATCAACTTCGCGAATCGCGTGTGCAGGATGTGCAAATCGTGGAAGATGCGCGAGATTACTGGAATCGAGGTCACTGCCGTGCCGATTCCGATCACCAGCACCAGGGCAAATCGATTCTGTGCCGTTCCCATTAAGGAATCGAGCTTCAGACGCATGCTCAAGAGCAGCGCAATGATGAACGGCAATCCTGTGCCGACAATTCCGATCCATGCGACCGGCTTGCGCTCTTCTCGGCGAAAGAGTCCTTGCGTCTCCGCCCCGGAGAGAAACATCAGCATGAGCAGCCCGATCCAGTAAAGAACATCGAGCGCAGGACGCGAGAGCGCGGTGCTTGTGCCCGCCTGCAGCTTCAACAGCGATGGACCGACCAGCAGTCCGCCCAGAATCTCGCCAATCACTCGCGGCTGCCGCAGGCGCGCGAACAAACCGCCAAAAAGATGAGCAGAAGCAAGAATGATGAGTACGAACAGGATAAGTTGACCAACAGCTAGTTCAGACATAGGGCCCGTGGATCGGCAGGCGAGGTGAGCACCTGCGCAAAATCATGAGATGAGAGTCAGAGCTGCTGTGCTGCCTACTAGCTTCTAGCTACCAGCTGCCAGCTACCAGCAAAAGCGGAAAGATAAACCTTCTGTAATTCTCTCGCGCAATCAGCGCGTTCCAGCATCCGCGAATCTTCTCGCCATGCTTTTTGGTGTTAGCTGGAAGCTGGCAGCTGGTAGCTGGCAGCTCCTTCTCAATCGATTTTCTTGCGTACTCCCGCAGACCCTACGATCTTCCATGCCTTGTGAAATGATTTAGGATAAAAATGATCCCAGAACGTAATGACAGCTTCTCCACTAGTCCCGCCACCCGCTACCACGAAACGCAAGGCCAAGATTGTTTGTACCTTAGGGCCGTCGAGCAGCTCAGCCTCGATGATTCGCGACCTGATCCGCAGCGGCATGGATGTTGCCCGCCTGAACTTCTCTCACGGAACACATGAAGAGAAGGCCCGCTTAATTGCGACTATCCGCGAGATCGCGACAGCAGAAAACAAACCCATCTGCATACTTCAGGATCTGCAAGGGCCAAAAATTCGTACGGGGCGTTTGAAGTACCGCACGCCGGTCGCTTTGAAAGCTGGTTCTCGCATCACCATCACTCCACGCGATGTTTCCGGAACATCCACCGTAATCTCCACAACATTTAAGACGCTTGGCCGCGAAGTTCAGCCCGGCGCTCGCATCCTGCTTTCGGACGGACTGATCGAGCTGCGTGTTCGTTCCATTCAG from Terriglobales bacterium includes these protein-coding regions:
- a CDS encoding radical SAM protein produces the protein MNILLLSMPDSFEHMPTVAIRMPNGALASLAGNVDFHHRVAVADLILVQNNVRATIERLMGELDPEIVGLSVMTFQRKTALKIADLLRSLKPEVKIVMGGYDPSLAPEAYEYTGSNVDFIVRGEGEITFRELVRAIENGECFEQIAGLSFREGGEWHETPARGVHSLEGDEIRLPNRDSRILRGYTMLGRQVDVIETSRGCTFDCSFCSIIQMRGRNFHTYSFDRVLADIRDAREHGAQTIFLVDDNITLNVHRFEELCKAVVAAGLNDVEYIIQGMTSAIANHGETLAPLMRKAGFKYVFLGIENILEDDLQFLRASSKNILRDNGQKIGNATMRAIEHIHRNKMYVVGGLIVGSPGDTRESVEANLRFAQRYIDWPYIQHPTPYPGTPMTVDFRERNLIINERVEEYDGTTAVVRSEKLPAEEIEFLRWRAERWMKLSHFPIALVRNPKFVLKQGIKMLLHTFRGCTWRTLLGLEDERKAFERYRAIRMQERVYM
- a CDS encoding DUF6677 family protein — encoded protein: MPHPRSKADAILAEQEPNTMAIVAPVVGWLVPGAGHLIQRRWVRGLILMACVFAMFVLGVLMEGKVYGPNGGDLLDMLGFVGDLGAGALYFVTHMMDWGKGAIQLASADYGTKYIIVAGLLNVISAVDAYDIAIGKKE
- a CDS encoding cation:proton antiporter, whose amino-acid sequence is MSELAVGQLILFVLIILASAHLFGGLFARLRQPRVIGEILGGLLVGPSLLKLQAGTSTALSRPALDVLYWIGLLMLMFLSGAETQGLFRREERKPVAWIGIVGTGLPFIIALLLSMRLKLDSLMGTAQNRFALVLVIGIGTAVTSIPVISRIFHDLHILHTRFAKLILGVAVMEDVVLWAVLAIATALAESKALPTHVIAQRVTLTLLYFAAGLVLFPRLARKLHQARWNIFAQHSTTAYLILLLFAYVALAAAMNVSLVLAAFLAGFAVPNDSLRMTKSLDEVKGVAFGCFIPLYFALVGYKLDLGKTFNLTMVAGFLVAACVIKLISVLAGAKLAGFSIPSCLNLAIATNARGGPGIVLASVAYEAGIINAPFYTTLILLAVITSQAAGAWLEHVLHKGKPLLTESAEEDVVKVAQPDVLAA